In Arenicella chitinivorans, one genomic interval encodes:
- a CDS encoding phage tail protein, which produces MSEPFLAEVRMVGFNFAPRGWAFCDGQILPINQNQSLYSLLGTTYGGDGRSSFALPDLRGRVPMHTDNGVTEGHKSGEETHTLSANEIPQHQHYAQASTNNGSAVDPTGRVLGQALNVYANPTATTTLRAGSVTNVGGGQAHNNMQPSIVINFCIALKGLFPSRN; this is translated from the coding sequence ATGTCTGAACCATTTTTAGCAGAAGTGCGTATGGTGGGGTTTAATTTCGCCCCCAGGGGATGGGCGTTTTGCGATGGGCAAATACTACCGATTAATCAAAATCAATCTTTGTATTCGCTGTTAGGGACGACCTATGGTGGAGATGGTCGAAGTAGTTTCGCGCTCCCCGACTTGCGCGGGCGTGTCCCCATGCATACGGATAATGGGGTTACTGAAGGCCACAAGAGCGGGGAAGAAACACACACCTTATCTGCCAACGAGATACCTCAGCATCAACACTACGCCCAGGCATCTACGAATAATGGCAGTGCGGTAGATCCGACTGGTCGGGTTCTTGGACAGGCGTTAAACGTATACGCCAATCCAACGGCCACCACGACACTTCGTGCCGGCTCCGTAACCAACGTTGGCGGGGGACAGGCACACAATAATATGCAACCAAGTATCGTAATCAATTTCTGCATTGCGTTGAAAGGGTTGTTTCCGAGTCGCAACTAA
- a CDS encoding phage tail protein, translating to MSQPFVGEIRMFAGNFAPRGWAFCDGHLLAISQNDALFSLLGTIYGGDGRTTFGLPDMRGRLPIHAGTGPGLSPRRLGAKLGSEIETLTVNQIPPHTHPMRASTTTGTDNSPQGKMTAESPSLDIYVEDSQTVNLASSAITSVGGSRSHSNLMPFLCINFIIALFGIYPSRN from the coding sequence ATGTCACAACCATTTGTAGGTGAAATTCGAATGTTCGCCGGAAATTTTGCGCCGCGGGGCTGGGCTTTTTGCGACGGTCATTTGCTTGCAATAAGTCAGAATGATGCCTTATTTAGCTTACTCGGAACAATTTATGGTGGCGATGGAAGAACCACGTTCGGCTTGCCCGATATGCGTGGCAGACTACCCATTCATGCTGGCACTGGACCCGGCTTATCGCCACGCCGACTCGGTGCAAAACTAGGTAGCGAGATCGAGACGTTAACGGTCAACCAAATACCGCCTCACACGCACCCGATGCGCGCATCAACCACAACCGGAACCGACAATAGTCCACAGGGCAAGATGACTGCCGAATCACCATCGCTTGACATCTATGTAGAGGACAGTCAAACGGTAAATTTAGCATCAAGCGCAATAACGTCGGTCGGTGGAAGTCGGAGCCATAGCAATCTCATGCCATTTCTTTGTATCAACTTCATCATCGCCCTGTTCGGAATATATCCGAGCCGAAACTAA